AAATGTTCCCATTGGGTTATGGATGTATCGTTACCAAAAAGATATAAAGTTCCCCAAACCGGAATAGCTAAGAGCCTATAATCAATTCCTTTATTATATAGTATGGCTGCCATTGTGGTGGGAAGAATGGCAAAATCAGCAGTTCCATCAATTACCATTTTACGAATCTGGATGGGCTCGTTGAGGATTTCAACTTTAATATGGCTATCGCTTACCGTGCTTAAACTATCAATAAACTTTATCATTCCCATTGCTGATGGACCTTTTAAAGTGGCAATGGTAATGGTATCAGTCTGCTTTGGTTGATGTTGACAACCAAAAAAGATTAGATTAACAGCGAGTAGTAGTGGAAATATAATTCTCATTAACATGTTCTTATAAAATACAAAACTAATCAATTCATATCAATTTACAGACTAATTTATGTTCATAAACATTTTGTAATAAAATAAATTAAGCATATCTTTGTTAAATAAATAACAATTGTAACTGTTGTTATAACTGAGAGGAGGAATTTATTCCGAATCAAGGTATAAAAAAAAATCAATAATCAATCTAATCCGGAGGTATTCTGATGGAAAAGAGAGTTGGAACTGCACTTATTCTTATTGAAAGCCGTGAAAACATAAAGCTTCTCAACGACATCATTTCGAAACATTCCCAAATTATTATTGGACGCCAAGGGCTCCCTCGCAGCACTGCCCAAAGTGTTATTTCGCTTGTTCTTGAAGGTACCACCGATGAAATTGGTTCGTTAACCGGCCAATTAGGCCGATTAAAAGGCATTCAAGTTAAATCAGTACTTTTAAAGAACATACAAAATGAATAGAACATGGTTACTGGTCCTGATATGTGCATTGGTAATATCGCACAATGTTAATTCACAGGACTTTCATTTGCAAGGAGTTGTAATCGACTCCATTTCGCAGGAAACATTAGAGGGTGTTGCCGTACAGGCTATCTCAACTAATGCTAAGGGAAAAGATTTTTTTGCCGTTACCAACGTGAATGGCAAATTCCTATTCAACCTGCCTGCCGACAGCTACACAATTAACCTAAGTATAATAGGTTATGCACCAGCGCAACAAACGGTTAACGTTGCCAGAAATTCAAAACTTACCTTTACGCTCACACCACAGCCCATCCCGTTAGGCGAGGTTGTGGTATCAAGTTTTAGGATAAACCGCACCATTAAGCAACTGCCAACACCACTTG
The DNA window shown above is from Candidatus Cloacimonadota bacterium and carries:
- a CDS encoding CopG family transcriptional regulator, which translates into the protein MEKRVGTALILIESRENIKLLNDIISKHSQIIIGRQGLPRSTAQSVISLVLEGTTDEIGSLTGQLGRLKGIQVKSVLLKNIQNE